A region from the Aegilops tauschii subsp. strangulata cultivar AL8/78 chromosome 5, Aet v6.0, whole genome shotgun sequence genome encodes:
- the LOC109751750 gene encoding uncharacterized protein, with translation MSVQVAALGTTGENTMATTALSYVEYMAQWEQQVERRQLFLRSYHFSRDAEVSPRARVRRVVWAGARRLRRAAAKGLRRLRARIRLCFGWAAPALRRRSSPRRAGHGFRYGRIPRATKAANAASVCFW, from the coding sequence ATGTCCGTGCAGGTAGCGGCGCTGGGGACGACGGGGGAAAATACGATGGCGACGACGGCTTTGTCGTACGTGGAATACATGGCGCAGTGGGAGCAGCAGGTAGAGCGGCGGCAGCTGTTCCTCCGGAGCTACCACTTCTCCCGCGACGCCGAGGTCTCGCCGCGCGCGCGCGTGCGCCGCGTCGTCTGGGCCGGGGCGCGACGTCTGCGTCGAGCCGCCGCCAAGGGGCTCCGACGCCTCCGGGCGCGCATCCGCCTCTGCTTCGGCTGGGCCGCCCCCGCGCTCCGCCGGCGCTCCTCCCCCCGCCGGGCCGGCCACGGGTTCCGCTACGGCCGCATCCCCCGCGCAACGAAGGCTGCAAACGCCGCGTCCGTTTGCTTCTGGTAG